From the Catharus ustulatus isolate bCatUst1 chromosome 2, bCatUst1.pri.v2, whole genome shotgun sequence genome, the window aggaaggagaagaaggcGGGCACGTAGAACATGAGGATGACGCAGAGGTGGGAGCCGCAGGTGCTGAGGGTCTTGAGGCGCGCCTCGGGCGAGGGCAGGCGGAACACGGCCCGGAGGATGAGCGCGTAGGACGCGGCGATGAGCACCACGTCCAGCCCCGAGGAGAGCAGCGCCGTGGTCAGCCCGTACCACACGTTGGCGCGGATGTCGGCGCAGGCCAGGCGCGCGATGCCCATGTGCTCGCAGTAGGTGTGGGGCATCACGTTGTGCCCGCAGTAGGGCAGGCGCTTCAGCAGGAAGATGGGCGGGAACATGATGCAGAAGGCGCGGGCCACGGCGCTCAGGGCGATCTTGGCGATGACCGCGGGCGTCAGGATGGAGCCGTAGCGCAGCGGGTCGCACACGGCCACGTAGCGGTCGAaggccatggccagcagcacCGAGGACTCCACGATGAAGCTGAAGTGGGTGAAGAACATCTGCGTGACGCAGGCGTCGAAGGAGATCTCCCTGGCGCTGAACCAGAAGATGGCCAGCATTTTGGGCACGGTGGTGGTGGACAGCATGAGGTCGGAGAGGGCCAGCATGGCCAGGAACAGGTACATGGGCTCGTGCAGGCTGCGGTCCGTGGCGATgaccaccagcagcaccaggttGCTGAGCACGGCCGTGAGGTACATCAGGCAGAAGGGGACCGAGATCCAGATGTGGGACTCCTCCATGCCCGGGATGCCCGTCAGGACGAAGGTGATGGGGTCGAAGCTGCTCTCGTTGAGCTCGTACATGGCGGGGCCGTGCCCAGGGTCAGCCTGGCTCAGGCCTGTGCGCCAAACACAAGGGATGAACGACACCTGTGAGCCTGGAATGGCCCCTGGCACCCGGCAGAGCCTGCAAATCAGGACACGAGTTACACAGCACCTGCCTTCCCCCCTCGCTGCGTTCTGCACAAAGGACCCTGTTTGTTCTGCCAGGCCCACAAAGTGTCTGTAAGGAAAACATCTCTGTCCTCCCATTGCCACTGCTGAACAGGCCAGGCCTTTTGCCAGCCCTGCCTTACCCACTGCCACAAAAACCTTGTAAAATCATAGAAACAGTCCTAGGAGTCACCCTCAGCCTTGTCACAGTCAGTGGCTCCGTCTGTGAGCAcgcagagctgtgtctgtggtggGACTCCAGGTTCCTCCAGGCAGGTGGAATGGCACCATTTCCCACCCTGCTCAGACCAGTGACCAATGCTCCTTGTAAAATCCCCCAAAAGGAATAAATCCTTCCCCAGGatcagtgctgggcagtgtcTGGGATGTGACTGACATCCAGCTGCCCCTGAGGGCTGTGGCCATCCATCAGACTTCTCACTTG encodes:
- the LOC116992594 gene encoding olfactory receptor 52B2-like — encoded protein: MYELNESSFDPITFVLTGIPGMEESHIWISVPFCLMYLTAVLSNLVLLVVIATDRSLHEPMYLFLAMLALSDLMLSTTTVPKMLAIFWFSAREISFDACVTQMFFTHFSFIVESSVLLAMAFDRYVAVCDPLRYGSILTPAVIAKIALSAVARAFCIMFPPIFLLKRLPYCGHNVMPHTYCEHMGIARLACADIRANVWYGLTTALLSSGLDVVLIAASYALILRAVFRLPSPEARLKTLSTCGSHLCVILMFYVPAFFSFLTHRFGPHVPGHVHVLLANLYVVVPPMLNPIVYGVRTRQIRERVLRLLCPSGECPCPGWGGRC